The following coding sequences are from one Phenylobacterium glaciei window:
- a CDS encoding winged helix-turn-helix transcriptional regulator — protein sequence MQDAHRSGCPINLTLEVLGDRWSLIVIRDVIFGDRRRYRELLTRSEEGIASNVLADRLKRLVAAGLLSRADDPRHRQSVIYSLTEPAIQLVPLLAQMGAWGRRHAPASPELSIRAQLLEEGGPAMWDELMDELRARHLHAAASDSAVLQRLQTAYEAVCASQS from the coding sequence TTGCAGGACGCACATCGCTCGGGCTGCCCGATCAACCTGACCCTGGAGGTGCTGGGGGATCGTTGGAGCCTGATTGTCATCCGCGACGTCATATTCGGCGACCGCCGTCGCTATCGTGAACTGCTCACCCGGTCGGAGGAGGGCATCGCCTCCAACGTGCTGGCCGACAGGTTGAAACGGCTGGTGGCCGCCGGCCTGCTGAGTCGGGCCGATGATCCGCGCCATCGCCAGAGTGTGATCTACAGCCTGACCGAACCCGCGATCCAGCTGGTGCCGCTGCTGGCCCAGATGGGCGCCTGGGGCCGACGGCACGCGCCGGCGTCGCCAGAGCTGTCGATCCGCGCCCAGTTGCTCGAGGAAGGCGGCCCAGCCATGTGGGACGAACTGATGGACGAATTGCGCGCCCGCCACCTGCACGCTGCGGCGAGCGACTCGGCGGTGCTGCAGCGGCTGCAGACGGCCTACGAGGCGGTCTGTGCTTCGCAGAGCTAG